From Draconibacterium halophilum, one genomic window encodes:
- a CDS encoding LytR/AlgR family response regulator transcription factor: protein MKTKCLVIDDEPLARDLMRSHIEKLDNFEICAECGDAMKALQELHNHKVDLMFMDIQMPQITGVEFLRTLKNPPKVIITTAYREYALEGFELDVVDFLLKPITFERFLKSVNKYYQSVQDDVPAAQPLAPTNGKSEEAFIYVKENKKVLKVHLNEILYVEGLSEYVQIYTPDKKIITKTSMTHMSEKLPDNDFMRIHKSFIVALSKIEAFTSSSIEVPGKELPIGRSYKNAVLQVLQLQG, encoded by the coding sequence ATGAAAACTAAGTGCCTCGTTATTGATGATGAGCCTCTTGCACGTGACTTGATGCGCTCTCATATTGAAAAACTTGATAATTTTGAAATTTGTGCTGAATGTGGCGATGCCATGAAAGCACTTCAGGAACTTCACAACCACAAAGTTGATCTGATGTTTATGGACATCCAGATGCCCCAGATCACAGGTGTTGAATTTCTGAGAACATTAAAGAACCCACCCAAAGTTATCATTACCACTGCCTATCGTGAATACGCCCTTGAAGGTTTCGAGCTGGATGTGGTCGATTTTTTGCTGAAACCGATAACCTTCGAACGTTTTCTTAAGTCGGTGAATAAATATTACCAGTCGGTGCAGGATGATGTGCCGGCCGCACAACCACTTGCTCCAACAAATGGAAAAAGCGAAGAGGCTTTTATTTATGTGAAGGAGAATAAAAAGGTTTTAAAGGTTCATTTAAACGAAATTCTTTATGTTGAAGGGCTGAGCGAATACGTGCAAATTTACACTCCCGACAAAAAAATTATTACAAAAACCAGTATGACGCACATGTCGGAGAAACTGCCCGATAATGATTTTATGCGCATTCATAAATCATTTATTGTTGCGTTATCAAAAATAGAAGCATTTACATCGAGCAGTATTGAAGTGCCGGGAAAAGAATTACCAATTGGACGCAGTTACAAAAATGCTGTGCTTCAGGTTTTGCAGCTTCAGGGGTAA
- a CDS encoding SDR family oxidoreductase: MRILLTGATGYIGKRLLPVLINKGHHVTCVVRDKQRCAFGESIEKSVEIIEADLLDKDSLNKISKDIDIAYYLVHSMSDSRDYEEQEKVSAINFRERINETNAKQLIYLSGIVNDQSLSKHLKSRLTVETELAKGNYALTTLRAGIIIGSGSASFEIIRDLVEKLPVMVAPRWLKTRCQPIAISDVIRFLELSINNPQVFNKSFDIGGKEILTYKQMLLRFAKVRGLKRGIITVPVMTPRLSSYWLYFVTSTSYKLASSLVDSMRVEVIARDDELTKLFNLQLLSYEESLQRAFKKIEQNEIISSWKDSFVSGQLHGQLSDFINVPKYGCFTDVRIMETPSVENAIAKIWRLGGKTGWYYGSWLWQIRGFMDKLAGGVGLRRGRTNEDSISEGDAIDFWRVIYANKTEGRLLLYAEMKLPGEAWLEFKFRGNQLIQTATFRPKGLWGRLYWYMVMPLHEFVFRGMISNIVKF; the protein is encoded by the coding sequence ATGCGAATTCTTTTAACCGGAGCTACCGGATACATAGGAAAAAGACTGTTGCCTGTATTAATAAATAAGGGACACCATGTAACTTGTGTTGTACGAGACAAACAACGCTGTGCATTTGGCGAAAGCATTGAAAAATCGGTTGAAATTATTGAGGCCGACTTACTGGACAAGGATAGTCTGAACAAAATTTCAAAAGATATAGATATTGCCTATTACCTGGTGCATAGCATGTCCGACTCGCGCGATTATGAAGAACAGGAAAAAGTATCGGCCATTAATTTCAGAGAGCGAATAAATGAAACCAATGCCAAACAGCTTATCTATTTGAGTGGAATTGTTAATGATCAGTCGCTTTCAAAACACCTGAAATCGCGGTTAACCGTTGAAACAGAACTGGCTAAAGGAAATTATGCACTTACCACATTACGCGCCGGAATAATTATCGGATCAGGTAGTGCATCTTTCGAAATTATTCGCGACCTGGTGGAAAAGTTACCGGTAATGGTAGCTCCCCGTTGGTTAAAAACCCGTTGCCAGCCCATTGCTATTTCCGATGTTATCCGCTTTCTGGAACTATCGATTAACAACCCGCAAGTATTTAATAAAAGTTTCGATATTGGAGGCAAAGAAATACTTACCTACAAACAAATGCTGTTGCGCTTTGCAAAAGTACGGGGATTAAAACGCGGGATTATCACGGTGCCGGTAATGACTCCAAGACTTTCGTCATATTGGTTATATTTTGTTACATCAACCTCTTACAAACTGGCTTCTTCGCTGGTTGATAGTATGCGGGTTGAAGTGATTGCCCGCGATGATGAGCTCACCAAACTCTTTAACCTGCAATTGTTAAGCTACGAAGAGAGCCTTCAACGAGCTTTTAAAAAGATCGAACAAAATGAAATTATTTCGAGTTGGAAAGATTCGTTTGTTAGTGGCCAATTGCACGGACAGCTCTCCGATTTTATAAACGTACCCAAATATGGCTGTTTCACCGATGTTCGCATAATGGAAACTCCCTCGGTAGAAAATGCCATTGCAAAAATATGGCGACTGGGTGGAAAAACAGGTTGGTACTACGGAAGCTGGTTATGGCAAATACGTGGTTTTATGGATAAACTGGCCGGGGGCGTGGGACTTCGCCGTGGCAGAACAAACGAAGACAGCATTAGCGAGGGCGATGCCATTGACTTTTGGCGCGTTATTTATGCCAACAAAACAGAAGGGCGCTTATTGCTTTATGCAGAAATGAAACTCCCGGGCGAGGCCTGGCTCGAATTCAAATTTCGCGGAAATCAGCTGATTCAAACTGCAACTTTCCGGCCAAAAGGACTTTGGGGAAGACTTTACTGGTATATGGTAATGCCACTTCACGAATTTGTTTTTAGAGGAATGATTTCGAATATTGTCAAATTCTGA
- a CDS encoding Gfo/Idh/MocA family protein, with translation MQKIHVGFIGAGGIARSHVYAIQALKFYYNEVPEIVLESVASARKESREAFAQKMGFEKAQSVEDLAKNSTIEAVFILGPNKVHFKHFKLALQMPNVKYIYLEKPVCSSLVEEEKMRELLQSAGNKVRIQVGFQYLQTSSVREGLKFWRSGKIGKPIHFDLKYYHGDYLQESYRKKRVTRLTPAPDGGAMADLGSHGISLLMAFMGEDLKITSGLQAGDFEGVPAGSDLFSSLSLIEPKTGAVGNMSASRISSGSGDLVSLEIYAENGAFRYSSENPEFFEYYMEGSDQWVKQVVGSNYKPVTSFPSGHVPPGWLRSMVHAHYQFFTGDDSEAVIADLKHGLAVQRIVRETADHLKQFRENFKNDK, from the coding sequence ATGCAAAAAATACACGTAGGTTTTATTGGAGCAGGCGGAATTGCCCGCTCGCATGTTTATGCCATTCAGGCCCTGAAGTTTTACTATAACGAAGTTCCGGAGATTGTTTTGGAGTCGGTGGCTTCGGCACGAAAGGAAAGCAGGGAAGCGTTTGCGCAAAAAATGGGTTTTGAGAAGGCGCAGTCTGTTGAGGATTTAGCAAAGAACTCAACTATTGAAGCGGTATTTATTTTAGGTCCGAACAAAGTGCATTTCAAGCATTTTAAACTGGCACTGCAAATGCCCAATGTAAAATACATTTACCTTGAAAAACCGGTTTGTTCCTCGCTGGTGGAGGAAGAAAAAATGAGGGAACTATTGCAATCTGCCGGAAATAAAGTTCGCATTCAGGTTGGTTTTCAATACTTGCAAACTTCATCGGTTCGCGAAGGATTAAAATTTTGGCGCTCAGGAAAAATAGGGAAGCCTATTCATTTTGATCTGAAATATTACCACGGCGACTACCTACAGGAAAGTTACCGTAAAAAACGTGTTACTCGTTTAACGCCTGCACCTGATGGTGGAGCAATGGCCGATTTAGGATCGCATGGAATCAGCCTTTTGATGGCCTTTATGGGAGAGGATTTGAAAATTACCAGCGGATTACAGGCCGGAGATTTTGAGGGTGTTCCGGCCGGATCAGACTTGTTTAGTTCGCTGTCGTTGATTGAGCCAAAAACCGGTGCAGTTGGAAACATGTCGGCCAGTAGAATTAGTTCAGGTTCCGGTGATTTGGTTTCGTTGGAAATTTATGCCGAAAATGGTGCTTTTCGTTATTCTTCAGAAAACCCGGAGTTTTTTGAATATTACATGGAGGGATCAGATCAGTGGGTAAAACAGGTGGTTGGCAGCAACTATAAACCTGTTACCAGTTTTCCATCGGGGCATGTGCCGCCGGGTTGGTTGCGCTCTATGGTACATGCGCATTACCAGTTTTTTACCGGCGATGATTCGGAAGCGGTGATTGCTGATTTGAAACACGGTTTGGCGGTGCAACGTATTGTTCGTGAAACGGCGGATCATTTAAAACAATTCAGAGAAAATTTTAAGAATGACAAATAG
- a CDS encoding head GIN domain-containing protein has product MKTALLFTLSILIAVNLLAQDDDDWDSRQYDVDNFSSIYMEGGYKVFLSQGDACALTVKTTDDDVLDNLTVENWGDELRMVMERDFINYERIRLYITFKNLEEIKAQGGLNLRTDGYLDLNDLFVHVEGGAKIDLEVKAEDIEIIGEGGVLIKLDGVAEKLDVKLSGAGHVDAEELRVNDARFAIEGVGTGSVHAVKTLYAKIEGVGKVRYSGNPKVTRDIEGLGSVKRD; this is encoded by the coding sequence ATGAAAACAGCACTTCTGTTTACTTTATCAATTTTAATCGCAGTTAATCTGTTGGCACAAGACGATGATGACTGGGATTCGCGGCAATACGATGTCGACAATTTTTCGTCCATTTATATGGAAGGCGGCTACAAAGTGTTTTTATCGCAAGGTGATGCCTGTGCATTAACCGTAAAAACAACCGACGACGATGTGCTGGACAATCTGACAGTGGAAAATTGGGGCGATGAATTGAGAATGGTTATGGAACGTGATTTTATTAATTACGAGCGTATTCGTTTGTACATCACTTTCAAAAATTTGGAGGAGATTAAAGCACAGGGTGGTTTGAATTTGCGAACCGATGGTTACCTCGATTTGAATGATCTCTTCGTACATGTGGAAGGAGGAGCAAAAATCGATTTAGAGGTGAAAGCTGAAGACATTGAAATTATTGGAGAAGGTGGAGTGCTCATTAAATTGGATGGAGTAGCTGAAAAACTGGATGTAAAACTTTCGGGTGCAGGACATGTTGATGCCGAAGAACTTCGTGTAAATGATGCCCGTTTTGCGATTGAAGGAGTTGGAACCGGATCGGTACATGCAGTTAAAACCTTATATGCAAAAATTGAAGGTGTTGGTAAAGTGCGTTACAGTGGAAATCCAAAAGTTACCCGCGATATTGAAGGGCTGGGAAGTGTAAAACGAGATTAG
- a CDS encoding S9 family peptidase, whose translation MKKIALFIFIVMTIVSCTQKESGQVAKNYVPETPELNSDVMTPEVLWSFGRLGGAQVSPDGSTVLYTVTYYNIEEDKSYRDIYTIPVAGGEAKNITNSAANEYNVIWRPDGKKIGYLSSASGSVQLWEMNPDGSDMQQVSEIDGGISGFKYAPDQSKVFYLKTVKLDDNIQDMFPDLPKANARLETDLMYRHWDTWHDYTYNHIFVADYSDGKVGAGKDIMEGERFDSPMKPFGGTEQIIWSPDSKTLAYVSKKKVGKEYSVSTNSDIYLYDLESGKTGNFTKGMMGYDQNPVYSPDGKFLAWESMERDGYESDKNRLFVADLETGEKKDYTADFDQNAQALSWSNDSKSIYFISDIHATDEIYKLDLTDNSIARLTDGVHNYQSAVPVGEQLLAQKVSMSQPAELYLVDPATGKDKALTTVNKGILDQLTMGKVEKRWMETTDGKQMAVWVIYPPHFDPNKKYPTLLYNQGGPQGTVSQFWSYRWNFQMMAANDYIVVAPNRRGLPGFGQEWNEQISKDYGGQNIKDLLTAIDEMAKEPFVDETKLGAVGASYGGYSVMYLAGNHDGRFSAFIAHDGIFNFEHMYTTTEEMWFVNFDYGGAYWDKDNAAAQRSYSFSPHKYVQNWDTPILIVQGEKDYRVPPEQGIAAFNAAVLRGVPAQMLYFPEENHWVLHPQNGILWQRVFFNWLDKWLK comes from the coding sequence ATGAAGAAAATTGCACTTTTTATTTTTATTGTCATGACAATAGTTAGCTGTACGCAAAAAGAGTCCGGACAAGTTGCCAAAAACTATGTACCGGAAACTCCGGAATTAAATTCAGATGTGATGACTCCCGAAGTATTGTGGTCGTTTGGCCGTCTGGGTGGGGCACAGGTTTCGCCCGATGGATCAACGGTTTTATACACGGTTACGTATTACAACATTGAAGAAGATAAATCATACCGCGATATTTATACAATTCCGGTTGCCGGCGGTGAAGCAAAAAATATTACCAATTCTGCTGCCAACGAATACAATGTTATTTGGCGCCCCGATGGAAAGAAGATCGGTTACTTATCATCGGCTTCCGGCAGTGTTCAGTTATGGGAAATGAATCCGGATGGAAGTGATATGCAACAGGTTTCTGAAATTGATGGAGGAATTTCGGGCTTTAAATATGCACCGGATCAGTCAAAAGTATTTTACCTGAAAACAGTAAAACTCGACGATAATATTCAGGATATGTTCCCTGATCTGCCAAAAGCGAATGCACGATTGGAAACAGATTTGATGTATCGCCACTGGGATACCTGGCACGATTACACCTACAACCATATTTTTGTTGCCGATTATTCGGATGGAAAAGTAGGAGCGGGGAAGGACATTATGGAAGGTGAGCGTTTTGATTCGCCCATGAAACCGTTTGGCGGTACAGAGCAAATAATTTGGAGCCCTGATTCAAAAACACTGGCTTATGTTAGTAAGAAAAAGGTGGGTAAGGAATATTCTGTTTCCACTAATTCTGATATTTATTTGTACGATCTTGAAAGTGGCAAAACCGGCAATTTTACAAAAGGAATGATGGGCTACGACCAGAATCCTGTGTATTCACCCGATGGAAAATTCCTGGCCTGGGAAAGTATGGAGCGCGATGGTTACGAATCGGATAAAAACCGTTTGTTTGTTGCTGATCTCGAAACGGGAGAAAAGAAAGATTACACTGCTGATTTCGATCAAAATGCACAGGCATTAAGTTGGAGTAACGATTCAAAATCTATTTATTTTATCAGCGATATTCATGCAACCGATGAGATTTATAAATTGGATTTAACAGACAATTCGATTGCCCGTTTGACTGACGGAGTTCACAATTACCAAAGTGCTGTTCCGGTTGGAGAGCAGTTATTAGCGCAAAAAGTATCGATGTCGCAACCCGCTGAGCTTTATTTAGTTGATCCCGCTACCGGAAAAGACAAAGCTTTAACCACCGTAAACAAAGGTATCTTGGATCAGCTGACCATGGGAAAAGTAGAAAAACGCTGGATGGAAACCACCGACGGAAAACAAATGGCTGTTTGGGTGATCTACCCACCACATTTCGATCCGAATAAAAAATATCCAACACTACTTTACAACCAGGGCGGACCGCAGGGAACGGTTAGCCAGTTTTGGTCGTACCGCTGGAATTTCCAAATGATGGCAGCCAACGATTATATTGTTGTGGCTCCAAACCGTAGAGGATTACCCGGTTTCGGACAGGAATGGAATGAGCAGATATCGAAAGATTATGGCGGACAAAATATTAAAGACTTACTGACTGCCATTGACGAAATGGCCAAAGAACCTTTTGTTGACGAGACAAAATTGGGCGCCGTTGGTGCCAGTTATGGAGGTTATTCAGTAATGTATCTGGCTGGAAATCACGACGGTCGATTTAGTGCTTTCATCGCCCACGATGGTATTTTTAACTTCGAGCACATGTACACCACCACCGAAGAAATGTGGTTTGTGAATTTCGATTACGGAGGTGCTTACTGGGATAAAGACAATGCTGCAGCGCAACGTTCGTATTCTTTTTCACCTCATAAATATGTGCAAAACTGGGATACTCCTATTTTGATTGTACAAGGCGAAAAAGACTACCGTGTGCCACCAGAGCAGGGAATAGCAGCTTTTAATGCAGCTGTTTTGCGTGGCGTGCCGGCTCAAATGTTGTATTTTCCGGAAGAAAATCACTGGGTACTGCATCCACAAAACGGAATATTATGGCAGCGTGTATTTTTCAATTGGTTGGATAAGTGGTTGAAATAA
- a CDS encoding iron-containing alcohol dehydrogenase: MYNFEFKNPVKILFGKESISKLSGEIPGDANILMIYGGGSIKRTGVYDQVMAAVKGSTISEFGGIEANPHYETCMKAVDVVKENNIDFLLAVGGGSVLDASKFIAAAALYENGDPWDILAAGAPVEKAIPFGAVLTLPATGSEMNGNSVITRVERQEKKAFGSPLVMPQFSVLDPECVFTLPDRQVANGVVDAFIHVMEQYLTFKVNSPLQDRLAESILTTLIEEGPKVLADRKNYEAAANFMWCATMALNGMIGVGVPQDWSTHIIGHELTAFHGIDHGRTLAIVLPGVMHIKRDNKKDKILQYGERIWGITTDNENERIDAIIARTVQFFESLGVPCRLPDYDVPETTIGKIVERFKQSEAKIGEKQDMDYQEIEKILRDRL; encoded by the coding sequence ATGTACAATTTTGAATTTAAAAATCCGGTTAAAATTCTTTTTGGAAAAGAATCAATTTCGAAACTATCCGGTGAAATTCCGGGAGATGCAAACATCCTAATGATATACGGTGGTGGCAGTATAAAACGCACAGGTGTTTATGATCAGGTAATGGCTGCTGTAAAAGGTAGTACTATCTCTGAGTTTGGCGGCATAGAAGCTAACCCACATTACGAAACCTGTATGAAAGCAGTTGATGTGGTAAAAGAAAATAATATCGACTTTTTGCTGGCAGTAGGCGGAGGTTCGGTGCTTGATGCAAGCAAATTTATTGCTGCTGCTGCGCTTTACGAAAACGGCGATCCATGGGATATTCTGGCCGCTGGAGCACCAGTTGAAAAAGCGATACCGTTTGGTGCCGTTTTAACCTTGCCCGCAACTGGCTCGGAAATGAACGGAAATTCAGTGATCACACGTGTTGAGAGGCAGGAGAAGAAAGCTTTTGGCTCGCCGCTGGTAATGCCTCAGTTTTCGGTGCTTGATCCGGAGTGTGTATTTACCTTGCCAGACAGACAAGTGGCAAATGGTGTTGTTGATGCCTTTATACACGTAATGGAGCAATACCTGACTTTTAAAGTGAATTCACCACTACAGGACAGACTGGCAGAAAGTATTCTGACTACTCTTATTGAAGAGGGACCAAAAGTTTTGGCCGATCGGAAAAACTATGAAGCTGCCGCTAACTTTATGTGGTGCGCTACAATGGCATTAAACGGAATGATCGGGGTTGGTGTTCCGCAAGACTGGTCGACACACATTATCGGTCATGAATTGACCGCTTTTCACGGCATTGACCATGGTCGCACACTTGCAATTGTATTGCCAGGAGTGATGCACATTAAACGCGACAATAAAAAGGATAAAATTTTACAATATGGCGAACGCATTTGGGGCATTACAACTGATAACGAAAATGAAAGAATCGATGCTATTATTGCCCGCACTGTTCAGTTCTTCGAATCGTTAGGCGTACCATGTCGCTTGCCGGATTATGATGTGCCGGAAACTACCATTGGTAAAATTGTAGAGCGCTTTAAACAAAGCGAAGCTAAAATTGGCGAAAAGCAGGATATGGACTACCAGGAAATTGAAAAGATATTAAGAGACAGATTATAA
- a CDS encoding sensor histidine kinase, protein MSFSKSCYLYDKEVNRMNKLLYNNSLLYRGTRHILFFVVTVVLFTGILFVQNENVSLLQVLGITLGNAFFFFGYVYITIFLLIPEFLLKAKPFWFIVVFLLVGIGLSALKLVFSDYIFYASISPENASGNNVFSLRSIVLNTKDMTFIVALFCIAKYVKDYILAENLRKKLEQQHRKAQTTLLQSQFDPHFMFNTINNLYALSLLNPEKTNEVISRMKIVLTYIINESLKEFVKLKDEVELVENYLQLEKLRYGKRLHVSYKTEGNLSVAQIPPMILFLLVENSFKHGSSLDAGAPWINIFVRVADEKIIIETENSKPEGIQKKTKEIEKGSGYSGLKRRLNIMYDELGYDLKVKDLGDRFKVRLELKNTNEDRHITYR, encoded by the coding sequence ATGAGCTTTTCCAAATCTTGTTACCTTTATGATAAGGAAGTTAACAGAATGAACAAATTGTTGTACAATAACAGTTTGCTGTACCGTGGAACAAGGCATATTTTATTCTTTGTTGTAACCGTGGTACTGTTTACGGGTATTTTATTCGTTCAAAACGAAAACGTAAGTCTTCTGCAGGTTCTTGGTATTACATTGGGTAATGCTTTTTTCTTTTTTGGCTATGTTTACATTACCATTTTTCTTCTTATTCCCGAGTTCTTGTTAAAAGCCAAACCGTTTTGGTTTATCGTTGTGTTTTTACTTGTAGGAATTGGTTTGTCGGCATTAAAACTGGTTTTTTCTGATTATATTTTTTATGCCTCCATATCACCCGAGAATGCTTCGGGAAACAATGTGTTTAGTTTACGGTCTATTGTTTTAAATACCAAAGACATGACTTTTATTGTGGCTTTGTTTTGCATCGCCAAGTATGTAAAAGATTATATTCTGGCCGAAAACCTGAGAAAAAAACTGGAGCAGCAACACCGAAAAGCACAAACAACGCTTCTGCAATCGCAGTTCGATCCGCATTTCATGTTTAATACCATTAATAATTTGTATGCACTGTCGTTGCTTAATCCTGAAAAAACCAACGAGGTAATCAGCCGGATGAAAATTGTGCTTACCTATATTATTAACGAAAGTCTGAAAGAATTTGTAAAGCTAAAAGATGAAGTAGAACTGGTTGAGAACTATCTGCAGCTTGAAAAATTACGTTATGGCAAGCGTTTACACGTGAGTTACAAAACAGAGGGGAACTTAAGTGTAGCACAAATTCCGCCGATGATATTGTTTTTATTGGTGGAAAACAGTTTTAAACATGGCAGCAGTTTGGATGCCGGCGCACCGTGGATTAATATTTTTGTGCGTGTTGCAGATGAAAAAATAATTATTGAGACAGAAAACAGCAAGCCTGAAGGTATTCAGAAAAAAACAAAAGAAATTGAAAAAGGCAGTGGCTATTCCGGATTAAAACGGCGTTTAAATATTATGTACGACGAACTGGGGTACGACTTGAAAGTGAAAGACCTTGGCGACCGGTTTAAAGTGCGTTTGGAATTAAAAAATACAAATGAAGACAGGCATATTACATATCGCTAA
- a CDS encoding aminotransferase class IV: MNRTLFPIHKYFVFNDRLQPVSTFVPSENEGGIYEVLRVVNGIPLFLDEHLQRFQHSAALAEKEISYSCTQIEAFLQQLILKNEVKEGNILISCKTNLKAFFITHNYPSDEQYKRGICCGLLHAERMNPNAKVFQTEVRKQANRLIESKGFYEVLLVDHEQRVTEGSRSNVFFIKGDEIITPPGKHVLLGITRQKIIACTHRLNLKVKESEVHLDGLTDFDAAFITGTSPKILPIKEVDEHCFDAQNKVLRRVMNEYDKMFEKDIKKRLSGKADN, encoded by the coding sequence ATGAATAGGACACTTTTTCCCATACATAAATATTTTGTTTTTAACGATCGGCTTCAGCCGGTTTCCACTTTTGTACCGTCCGAGAATGAAGGTGGTATCTACGAAGTACTGCGCGTAGTAAACGGAATTCCACTGTTTTTAGATGAACACCTGCAACGTTTTCAACACTCGGCAGCACTGGCAGAAAAAGAGATCAGTTACAGTTGTACGCAGATAGAGGCATTTTTACAGCAACTGATCCTAAAAAACGAGGTGAAAGAGGGGAACATTCTTATTTCCTGCAAAACCAACCTGAAAGCTTTTTTTATCACGCATAATTATCCTTCGGACGAGCAGTACAAACGTGGAATTTGTTGCGGACTATTACACGCCGAGCGAATGAACCCAAATGCCAAGGTTTTTCAAACCGAAGTACGTAAACAAGCTAACCGATTGATAGAAAGCAAAGGATTTTATGAAGTGCTGCTTGTTGATCATGAACAACGGGTAACAGAAGGAAGTCGAAGCAATGTGTTTTTTATAAAAGGCGATGAAATAATTACACCTCCGGGCAAGCACGTTTTGCTTGGAATTACAAGGCAAAAAATAATTGCGTGTACACATCGCCTCAACTTAAAAGTGAAGGAGTCGGAAGTTCATCTGGATGGACTTACTGATTTTGATGCTGCCTTTATAACCGGTACTTCGCCAAAAATACTTCCCATAAAAGAGGTAGATGAGCATTGCTTCGATGCACAGAATAAGGTATTGCGAAGGGTGATGAATGAATACGATAAAATGTTTGAGAAAGACATAAAAAAAAGGTTGTCAGGGAAAGCAGATAATTAA
- a CDS encoding histidine kinase: protein MKTGILHIAKREYILHVIFWLAWVIAFTFIQTLNDGIDSMLVWLIYYLITLPVFVAHTYIIAYWLLPKTFFKGYYLLFAVGFVVLLMVFSVVELLISNYLVFMPFDKSRMFNPGFLNLKNIIISGIGNHYIILVFLAIKAGSSWYRTEYQKEVLLRSNMETELEIYQYQLQPRIVLELIKELEVQSLKKVDTAPEMIINISNFLNRFLNEGKEELIPLELEVKLLEEFMTIHNHALGERLSSNFIVSGSLKSYVVPPLLLLPIINSAIKMAYECNESYESTVLIKAERKYLLFSFTFWSENSFNITDNENNKITIRRLHYNYPGKHRLVENIDDNFREFSIEIYP from the coding sequence ATGAAGACAGGCATATTACATATCGCTAAACGAGAGTATATTTTGCATGTCATCTTTTGGTTGGCATGGGTAATAGCATTCACATTTATTCAAACTTTGAATGACGGAATCGACTCCATGCTGGTTTGGCTGATATACTATCTTATTACACTGCCTGTTTTTGTAGCGCACACCTATATAATTGCTTATTGGCTTTTGCCCAAAACTTTCTTTAAAGGGTATTACTTGTTGTTTGCAGTAGGTTTTGTTGTTTTACTCATGGTATTTTCAGTGGTTGAGTTACTGATTAGCAATTACCTGGTGTTTATGCCTTTCGATAAAAGCAGAATGTTTAATCCCGGATTTTTGAATCTTAAGAATATAATCATCAGCGGAATTGGAAATCATTACATTATATTGGTATTTCTTGCCATAAAAGCCGGTAGCTCCTGGTACCGAACCGAATATCAGAAAGAAGTATTACTGCGTTCAAATATGGAAACTGAGCTGGAGATTTATCAGTATCAGTTACAGCCGCGAATTGTACTGGAACTGATAAAAGAGTTGGAAGTGCAGTCGTTAAAAAAAGTTGATACCGCCCCGGAAATGATTATTAATATTTCGAATTTCCTGAATCGTTTTCTTAATGAAGGTAAAGAAGAACTGATACCGTTGGAATTAGAAGTAAAGTTACTTGAAGAGTTTATGACCATTCATAATCATGCTTTGGGCGAGCGGCTGTCAAGCAATTTTATTGTTAGCGGAAGCCTAAAATCGTATGTGGTTCCGCCACTTTTACTTCTTCCAATTATAAATTCTGCAATAAAAATGGCTTACGAGTGTAACGAAAGCTATGAAAGTACCGTCCTTATAAAAGCCGAGCGAAAGTATTTGCTGTTTTCATTTACATTTTGGAGCGAAAACAGTTTTAATATAACCGACAATGAAAATAATAAAATTACCATCCGGCGTTTGCACTATAATTATCCGGGTAAACACAGGTTGGTGGAAAACATTGATGACAATTTTAGAGAATTTAGTATAGAAATTTATCCGTAA